TCTGATAGAGATTCAaaatttcttagtcacttttggagaACCTTATGGTCTCGATTAGGAACTAAGCTCtctttttctactacttgccatcctcaaacagatggtcaaactgaagtagtaaatagatctcTATCCACTTTGTTGAGAGTAGTCCTTAAGGGTAACcacaaatcttgggatgagtaCCTTCCACATGTGAAGTTTGCTTATAATAGGGTAGTTCATAGAACTACTAAAGTTTCTCCTTTTGAAGCTGTATATGGGTTTAATCCTCTCACACCTATGGATTTAATTCCCTTACATTCTTCAAATGAATTTGTTCATCAAGAGGGAATCTCTAaatccaaatttattaaaacttttcatGAGAGGATTAGCAatcaaatacaacaacaaagtGAGAGATATGCTAAGTACAACAATAAGGGTAAAAAGGAAGTCATTTTCAATGAAGGTGACTTAGTTTGGCTTCACCTTAGAAAGGAAAGATTTCCTCTTCAAAGGAAGTCCAAATTAAGTCCTCGAGGAGATGGTCCTTTTAAAATCCTTAAGAAGGTCAACAACAATGCTTATCAGTTAGACCTTCCATCAGACTATGGTGTCCATTCTACTTTTAATGTTTCTAATCTTCGTCCTTTTGCAGGTTTTAACTCAGATGATGATctggatttgaggacaaatcctctTCAAGGGGGAGGAGATGATGACTTAGGTCATGGACCCATTACTAGAAGTATGGCAAGGAAGCTTCAACAAGAATTGCAAGACATGAGTACAACTGGGCAGGTTCTTTTCCTTCACTTTGCATGGAATATAAAGACTCAAGACAAAGGGGCAGAATTGTCAAATTGACCATCAACATTGCTGGCGCACCCCTCNACTTTTACTAAACATCACCATAGCTTTGTATGCATAATTTCAAGCACATGTAATCCGTGTTTGTCATGTTTTCTTTCTAGACCCACATGGGAATTTCTTGCTTGTACCACGTGGCAATAGATCCACGAATCATGGAGATCATCACTCACGCACATGCCTTGTGAATCCATTATAAATTCATGGCATCACTATTGTAAATCACTTTGGAAATCTATGagaatttttcttctttgttgaTTCATTCTTTCAGCCGAGAGATACTTTGCCCAAAGCCACATTCTCTGATCTTTTCTCCATCTCCTAGCTTTCTTCCAGTTCATGAAAGTCGTCTGAAGCTAGCTCTCCCTTACATATAGATCTTCAACCATACATCAACTCCACATTGCATCAACTATCACCTCTGCTGGAACAATCTTCTACCGATTCACGGATTCTGCATTTCTTACGCTGGAGCAACTCATCAAAATTTacatgggctgcgacacccatcaattgGTCAGCGTCGACATCGGCGGTTGGATCACCAGCAAAATTGCGGATAGGGGGCATTGCCAATGGTACCTCCCCTTCATCATCATTGtcaccatcatcaacatcaacataatCAGGACGATGCTCAGATGCTACAGCTTTGTGATGTTCAGGTGGTGCTTCTTCATCCCCTATAGGGTGCTCATCATCTCCACCACCATATTGTTCATCACCTACACCAACACCTTCTTCATGATGACCAAATGCAACTTCATCATTATAGATAGGAAATTAATGAAGGTCCATTAACTCCCTCGTAAGGCTTGCAATTTTGGCACTCAATAACATTAGTTCAGAATTGGTTGTTGTTAACTCATCGGCAAGCGTATCAaatcattcaaataataaaccggtaagaccagatatcgtatcccaagagactcgaataaCACTTTACTATCGTATAATTGTCTAACTAATTTAGACTAACAAATGATTCCATTTAATGTGAGTTGGTGCAATGAAAATAAGCataatgcaaaagtaaaatattgaaattcttgtggTCAAAACACTAAGAGGTGAAATgattagaaatgatatggaatgtGTAAGATCCGGGAAAAtaggagttttaaaaataaagtaattttgagactttgaattttgtttggagattagtgttcttgagtttataattttgttagaacatgatttttatgttatttctttatttttatatttttgcctaCGGGCAAAAcggtcttttacttttatttaaccGGTGTAGAAATTAAGAGAGGGtgtaaaaaggaaaagtatgcaaattaaataatctggatatttaataaaataatattatgtaaatcttttagaagatttagttgtttttattttaaaaattagttaaaagagatataatcttggtgggtttaaagattaaaagaaatattatatttttgagaaaatcattattatatattgtagattttaaaaagatttggtggttgatgatattttaaaaattagttaagagagaataagagaggaaattttagtgattttaaatataaactggGAGAttttatcaaaactaaaaacatagagatagaatagaagaggataaaaaggaTAAGAGTAAAAAGGAGTTAACATTTTGTTACCCTAAaagcaaaaaacgaaaatttgaaatataagggagagaaaagacgTTTTCTGGGAGAAAATAGAGCAGAGAACGGGCATCAAAAATAGGAGAATCATTGGTGACGTTGTGAAGCTTTCTTGGtgattttggaaacaaaaaatagtacGAAACCAGGTAAGGGGAGGAACCGGTTATATTGTAACACATGATTTGTTTGGGGTTTTGATAAGTGTTTTTATGTTATAgggaaatattttgtgatgtgGTATAATATTTGTACTTTGCTTGTGCATCATTGTAAGGGGAGTGATAAGAATTATCTTGTGTATGTAGGGTAAGGTGTGTTGACGTTTTAGCTTCGTTGTTGTAGTTGTGATAATTGTTTTCGGTTATGTTAGACGTTGCTTTGATGATgggttttcttttgtttttatgtcATGGTTCATTTTGACGGTGTTGTATTATCATGTACTCGGAGTGTGTTATGCGTAAAGGATGCAAGTCTGGGGAGTGTCTTGTTATAGTGAAGATGAGAGTTGTGTCAACTAATCCTACAaggattttatttatgttgCACGAGATTTACGTGGTGTATGtgaatattttatgaatggAAAGAAAGGTTTAAATTTTGGATGGGTTTTACCGTTtggaattttagaaaaaaatatattatgagtgttaaataatttgagtGGGATGTGTAGTAGTTGTAGAAGCAGCGTGAATGAGGCATGGGTAATAGTTTTCCATATGTAATTTTAAGTGAAATATGtgtacaaaataatttaatattttaatattaagatgATTTTGATGACTTAGGTGTTGtatttaagttaatatattatgttaagacattaagctctatccctagacacaaTTAAGACAACTAAGGGTCcaagctctatccctagacacaatttcccttaggtgtttagtctagttcaaggttcacacaacatttcccaacattaagcaaaccctagaatCATGTTATGGTTCATCAAGtcacaacaagctttaagcaaaggAATTAAACACTagcaaataatgaaagaagcttatattcattcaaaacaagtgcatctacaaaagagtttcatagattacatcattccccaacaaaaagaacttagctctccatagtcatggagagcttgagcttacaatagaagaaaatggaagagatgAAGACCCAAGGAAGGAGAAATGAGAGTTCCCACTGCCCAAAATCAGCTCTCACAAGTCCAAAAGGGTGTTTTCAAGCTTCAGCCGCATAGAAGATGGCACCCTCGTTGCATGGAAGCCTTaaataggtctagggtgccatGTCAGCAAAAGTCATGCCCAGCCCCCCTCTTctagggcgcccgggcgccatgATTAAGCAAGAACAGCGAAGCAAAGGGCGTTCATCTcccttttggggcgcccaggcgccaagTTCTAGGTGAAACAGTGAAGCAAAGGGCGCCCTAGCCCCCTTCTGGGGGCCAGGCCCGATTATTCTACACtgcatctttttctctttttctgcagATCTGCTTGCTCCTGTAGCTCTTCTTGGGCTCCTACTCTTGATAGTTTGGATGCTCCTCCAAAGCACACAAATTTCCTACAAAACTTGaagaattagtgatgaaaacttcTATGTTTAACCTATTCTAAACCTATTAACAAAGGTAGATAAAAAGAGAGGATTAAGAatgtttcaagcttcaagagagatgatttggtaagaaaattgcatcacagataatggtaagaattaccgttatcagtTGTCATCATTATCTCCTCAGCACCTGCTTCCCACGTGCCATCATTGGAGCTATCATCATTTGTATCCGCAAGCCTAGATGGTTCAGGAGTCGATCCTTCACCTTCACCCACCCCTCCGTCATGAATGTGGAATGCAATACATAGTTCAGGGATATGACGATCATTCTTACTTACGTACCACTCCAAATTTAACTATAACAAACTCAAAGAACAACATTAGTGAAATATATACAtgaatattaacaaaaatattttaaacacacTTAGAAAGACTTACGTCTCCGTTCTTAAAgatattttcaattgtttttttcttctccataTAAGGGAACCATCGCCATATGCGCGGTAACCTCCTGTGAGAAGAATGACCGTGCAAAGACAATCTTTCCACCGCCCAAGccttaaaatatcaaaagaaacaGTTACCCAATTTTTAAAATGCTTTCAAACTAGATTATTCAGTAAATCATGTTACCTACAACACAACAACATTCCCACTAAGACTTAGTGACTTGGAGATTCGTCCAGACATAATTTTCTtcatacatttatttaaattttgtacaatGTGTTTATGTACGCAAGAAGCCCAATCGTACAAACATAAACTATCTAAGTCATCTAACACTGCACAAGGCATGttagaaacataaaaagatttcctaggaaaataaaatgaaactaaacAAACTAATATGTACAACCTACACACTACATCAACCTGTATCTCCTCATCACGGGCAATCAAATAAAACATGTCAATCACCTCCTTCTTTGTAGTGGTTTTGGGATTAAACATCTGACTAACCAATCCAACTACACATTCATCAAAAGGAACATCTAGACCACCTATATCTAAACATGTCGCCATGAAGACATAAAAAACAGTAAATGGAACCACTTGTTGACAAACCCGAAAACTAACATCATTGCCAGCCCATCGTTTAACCATCaccttcaataattttaaattcacctCAATAGGGTTTAAAATGTTCAAGCACCACTTAAAAGGGGTCATCCTAATACACTCTATATGAGGGTCTCGCAGTAACCTATTCATTTCAAGAACGGTTGTTGAATCCATGGAAATATGAAGGcgccactacaaaacattaacaaaaatagaataaatactAACAGCAGGAGGATAAACATCATCCATACggaataaaatttacatttaatctTACACTAGGTTTTTCGGATGCCATTGGACCTGCAGTCATAACAATGTCCACAAAATCATTAGGTTTCACGAAAGAAGAAAACCTCTCTACTGGAGATTAGGTTAGTGTTCAAGCAGTTCAACTTACGAATAAATAACAACACAAGCAGAACGCACAAGAGTAATATGGTAGAGAGCTTCAACGGCGCACCAGCGACAATGCACAAGACACCCACAACAATGCTCGGGCAACGTGAGAGAGAGTGATATGAGTGAGAACTCAGACCACGCGAGAGAGTGATACGAGAGTGATgagagaatgagagagatgagCGAGAGATGAGTGATACGTGGGTGATGACAAAACGAGAGAGATGAACAAAAACCTGCGAATGAAAGAAACCAcaaaatgaattttcatttcttttccctTCCAAAATTTCCCCTACTTAATCAcaaaacatttcattttattttttaaatttcgcTCAATTGACAATCGCCACGTGGCATTATCAAGACTATCAAAATTTTGGTGTCAAAGAAgcgtttttaaaaatttaaaaagaggAAAATAGGTCTTATGTTGAGTGGTGGAAGAAAAGGTGTGAGGGTAAGTTGAGTTTGTTTTGAGCGTAAGGAAGTTGGTGGtgtaagagagaaaagaagtaGGAGGAAGAATGGTGGTTTGTATTGACAGAGGATAATGAATGAGAGGGAGAACTTGAAGGAGTAAGTCCGTGGAGAGTGGTGAGTTTTAGTGCAGAAGGAGAAACTATCTCTTTGTTACGAGAAGTTAAAAATGTAAGGTTGTCTAATGTTTTTCTTTGTCCCATACTTCAGGTTGGTTGGCTTCATCTTTCAAAGAACTTTCTTTTACATACACTATTTTTGCTAAACATGGTTTTTACCCACTGGCCAACTGATAACAATGGCTTAACCTTGATTTGGAAATCTTGGTGGAGGCAAAACAACAATAGAAATAATAGAGATAtagaatgtttttaaaataaataaaaaaatattaaaaagatgaagagtatttttgaaataaaataatcagtGAGAAAGTGGAGGAAACACATGGATGACGGAAGGAGCAATACCCATTAACCTGGTAGTATTATTTTACTGAAACAGCTAGCCCAAACACCAAAGTGGCCCCTCCCTCCCACTCTAGTATTGTACATCAACAACTAAACCACTACccatttttatttacatatatcaCAGACTTTGTTATAAATGGTAATAAAATActtctaaataaattaatattttataaaaacatacaTTCCACTAAATTTTTCTGATTATACTTCAAAGTTTAGACTCGCACAGTTCCTGTTTTGCATATGCTAAACAAGAATATTAGCAAGGTATTCTTATcctaaatttgtatttaaaagagacaagaaaaataggataaattaaaagaaaaataaataaatttattagtttGGTTCGGAACAGATAAAGTTGAGATGAGAaggaaatgaataaaataaaataaaaacataatttgttCATCCTcttctttacaaaaaaaataaaaaggactgatttgaataaaaaagaataatttaatcattttatacataaaaaggTGAAAACTTTGTCCTCGCAAAAACAGGATctgatttaattaataatatataaataatatagattTATTCCTTAAGTTTACCTTTTATGTCAAATGAACCCTGAAaagtacaaaatataatttcatcctCTCCTCTCCCTTCAATTTCTTAACCAAAAAATTCATAAGCATCAGCAGTAGATTCATACGATGGAGACCAACcacccaaaaaaataaaagcatagCAATGCAATTGAAGCAGCATATATGAAgcataatacaaaagaaaatagtgtATAAATTCAgcaacccaaaaataaaaagccGCACCACCATCTCAGCTTGTTCTTGCCAACTCAGTATTAGATTAAAATGGTTCGAGAAACACCATCAATTTCCTAAGTGCAACCTCGAAGAAATTAACAGGTTTCCCCCTTTTTTTCTCCTTGTTCCTATCTTGCTTTGTGGTGTGACAGACGAGTAATATCGATGAGATATACTTGTCTGCAAAAGCTGATTCCCCTCTGTGGACGCATGCCATGAATAAAAGTCAGGCAAGCAACTAAAGAACTCATCCAATGAGCTCCTTTATCTACTACAATCTTCAAGATATTGGATGCCGCCTCCTGCAAATTTTTCAACCTATAATAAGTCTTATGATAGAATATATGGAAATCATAAACTAAATACACATGTTTCTAGACTTTTGCATATCTGATACATCAGGCGGTTGTATGCGGGGAGTCTGTTATTTATATTGCTCTGGTTTGCTCAAATGGACAAATCTTGTCTCTAAACTTGGAATTTGGtttaataatattctttttaactttttcaaaaagaaaaaatgacaaATCAATTGTATTCTAGATTAAACTAGACGCCTACAGAACAATACATTTACAAAGCCATATCTAATCTATATTCCTATTGCTAATATGAATACACTTCAATATGCAGACACATTTAAGGTATAGACAGACAAACAAAAGTGCCAATCATATCCATGTCAAACTTGTAGTTCAAGAACAATGATGGTTAActtagaaaatcaatttttgatTAGGGCATCTGATCAAATACTTGGTTGTAACACGGTTTTTTCAAATTACCTCTTTGGTCGGCTTCGATCTTCTTCATAATCCATCACTCCACCAGATTCAGAGCAGATCTCCTCATGGCCTCTGAAGTCGATGTCGGCCTGCTTACAGTGTGTAACTTCTGCCACGAAGTAAGTAAGACACGTCGACCAATATATTCCAACCATAAAGAACAGCAGgcaattatgtatataattaagGCAGATACTTCTACACTATTTAATACAACTCCAAAACCAAACATAAGATCAATGCAGCACACAGCAGCACCTATACATGGCTAAACACATAAAATGTTGTTTGATGAAAAGATTAATGGATAAGCAGTTATAGAAGCGTTGATAGAATTAATGACAAAACAGGTCACAGAGGATGGTACCACTCTCTTATCCTTCTAGGAAGTggattttaatcaaatttaaccCCACAAATTCAGCATGTAAAGTGaagtttgcactcacttatTTACAATATACTTTAATCATATCTCCAGTCAATGACAGGTGTTCAATAGGAATATTAGAAATACAATTATTAGATACAAGATAAAATAGTAAGGTCTCATCATAAGTAATTTAAGCATGTATGAAGAAAGCCCATAGAAGcataaaataaagagtgtaaCGACGATGAGATGAAGgatggtaaaaaaaatagagataaagGAGACAAGGAAAAGTTATCAGCCAAACCTCAGAGATTTAGAGGTAAAAGGCCTATATTAGAATTTAATACAAGACAGGAAGCCATGGTTGTGTGTGATCCATAAGCTAACCTCAAAACGTTGTAGCTTGattattaaagaataatgaATTCTGTTTGTGCAACACAATGGCCCCTCAAAGTTTTAGTCATGAATACATTTAAATGGGAATtactttattaacaaaaaattgttTCCCTCTGTCATTATAACCTCGGGTAGAGCAGTGTTGGCAATTTAGAAAATAGCGTAGGGAATGGAGTTCCAGCTTGCATTATATATCAGTAAATAATCAAACACCAATTCAGAACACAGATACACTATTACAATTATACAAATAAGGAACTGATTCtatataatcaagaatatctatatGTGTATTATTAGACACATTTCTATTTGTTCATTCCAATCTCATATCTTAGTTATTAGAAGGTATTACATCTCCTCTATtgtattaattacttttttctcaatataaataaaacatcccTACTGTCTTAAAAACACACAGTTTCAGTTCAATGTTTCTCTCCTTCCAAGTGTTTAATATCTATAAGGATAAACGAATTTTTCAACACATTCGATACAAGAATGAAATTATATGCAAACAATTTTCTCTCAGAAATTTTCTCATCTGTAAAAATGTTAAAAGGCATAAAAATAAATCCAACCCACCTTGAAAATAGACTTTTTTACTTCTTCCACCTTCTCTTCCACATCCTTCCTGTGCTTCTTGTCAATTTCACTCATAGCATCTGCCCATTTGATCTTCTCTTGGATTGAAACAAGCAGACTTTCTGAGGTAGACAACCTATGTTTcccattcatatttaattttagtatttcaaAGATAAACAATAAACATTACATCCCAAAAACTAGCACTGTGTATAAAATACCAAATTGAGATATTCTGAACGAAAGAAGCAAGAAATAGAATATTCAAACACAAATTTCAGTatcaaaaaatgtatataaaatacaaaattaaatttgtgaCAAGTAGATAATAGGAACTTTAAACCAACTTTCAACTAAAGATTAGATGCTAAACAGACTTGGATATTTTTATACAGTGATCATAGTCCAAAAATTCAAGGCTTTAAGTGTTGATCAAGTTCTATTGATATTCAAGTCATCCAGCATCAAAAACAAGCTTAATATCAAacatagaaatttaaaatttcacatGATTTTTCCAAGAATCGGTAATTGACTTAATAAATAACATCCACATGATTACAAATTATTCAGGCCCCCACTTGAAAAAGAGAGATTACCAGTTAGAGAGAGTCTGGATCATATTCCCAAGTTGATCAGGCCTCAAGTCCCTCCCTGCTGCAAATTGGACCTGAAATCACACTTAAATCAGGTAAACTTCTAATAGGCATTAAATGGAAAAATAGAAATGGatcaaaatacaattaaatacAATAACAGATGATGAAGATGAGCAAGGACCTCAAAGCACCGACGCAATTGATCCAACTTTCCTCGGACTATTCCCTGATGAGAGCAACAAAATTAGAAATCTTGTCTGTCATTCATCAAATATCGTTTCAAGCAACCaatttattaacataattatatcaATCATTGTAGAAAAAgacaagataaaaattaaacagtGGTAATAATGATTGTGTGGATAGCAGGAAAGCATTAAATACTCTCTGGTTTGGAATGATGCCTACCGCATACATGCATTCATTAATTAGAAAATCTTCAAGTTCACGAACATTTGTCACATCTAACTCCTGCATCAATTGGTCATAGGGTAATAcctgaaaaacaattgattttGTAAGAGCTGATTCAAGACAAGGACACTAGAAACagaaaaaatggagaaagaaacTTTTGGGTGTTAATCAAGCACTTAGTTCTATGAAagtataacatatatttaaattgataaattagaTGAAACTATCCTCTACATAAAACTCAAGGAGTTAAACCTTTAAACAACAGTGGGCAAAACACCACATAGAGACCACAAACAACATAATCACGCAATACATCTAGGGGCAAAGTGGGCACCATAAAGGTGCAAGAGTTGCAAACTGTATCAAAGTAAATGCACAATGCTAACACAACTGACTAAGAAAGGGCTGCCTAGTagtgaaacaaataaaatatatgaattcgAGTATGATGGATTTAAAGCAAATTTATCACTGAGTAAAAAACACAGGATGATGGTAAATAACATATacaatacataaattaaaaataagatggTGCCACAAGCAAATCTATGAAAAATTCAGGACACCTTAAACTGATGTATGTTCAACTCTCGTGAGAATATTTCCCTTTTtctaaagcaaaaaaaaaataaaaataaataaaaataaaaaaacctcaAACAGAAAAGAACGAAGGAACATATAGGGTGCGAGCAAAGCAAGCCCAAAAACACAAAGGAGAGTAAAGAATCCAACAGGTTTGCCCAATGTCTCCACATATTAAAGATTTCGTGAAACAACCATGGGATCCCAAACCAACATGGATACCTCCTCTTTCTAAATAAAACTGTAAATATTAAACAATGAGAAAGCATAATCTAAACAGTTAAGACTAGCAGCAGAATATAGCCATCTCAATTTAGGTCTTTGAACCACTCTATTAGCCAAGAGAATTAATCTTTCAACAGAATTCCCAAGCTAAAACAAGTAACTGAGACAAACCTATGAAATAGAAATCAACTTCCACTTATAACAAAACTAGttcgaaaaataaataaatatgcaaGTTATCTAAACTAGCATATGCCAGTTGTTAGTGACTATGGGATTCAATTGGATCAGTTAACAACCCTAGGTAAACAAGTCAAGCAAAAACTGCAAAACAAGATAACCAATAACTTTGTGTTATCAAGGCACCTTGTGTGTTTCAGCAAGCGTAAGAACGGTAAGTTGCTTAAGCTTGAGGATCTGATCAGGTATCAATTGTGGTAAACGGTCAGCATTACCTGCAAGTCATGTAAACCTTTCAAtacacattttatttctttttacatataCAGACTGGCAACGCAAAGATAAGGATATATTTACAAACTTCccaaatgatattatttaaattggCAACCAACGTGAAAAGCTTATATATCACAATTAGTGGAGTTCAGAATTAGCATGATCTAACTGTTATAAATCATAAATTGCAAAATATGCCACTAACCAGGGTTCTATACCTTTTATAAGACTTAAGATTGAACATATGAGAAAAAGAGCTTAAGAGATTTATTATCTCTCAGCtgatttttgttatttacaGACGAAAATTACATTAAAGTATCTAGACAATTAATGCTAAGTAAACAGCTAATAGGTACAGCATATAGCAATCTTGATAGGTTTCTGATAATGAAACCTGAACAAGATCACTCTCCTTCCCTCAAAAGACAGCAAGACAGCAAGAAAAATGGATCAAAACTGAATATTATTGACAAAAGAATGGTTTATACATTCAATGATACAAGGGCCTAACCCCTTCCACAGGACAAGGCCTGTTGACTATACAATTCCCAAAAACACCCCTTCCATCTGGTATAACCCATATTATATACAAGACGACTCTTTCCCCCCTTTCTAACTGTTTAGAAACAGTTAGGCTTCtactaactaactaactaactgtCATTCCTCCTTTCATAAAACCTCCAAGGTCTATCAATACCCTCCACCTGAAGatcaaccttgtccccaaggttgaagtCTGGGTATTGCTCCTTGATGAATATTTCGTCCTCCCATGTTGCCACATCTTGACCTCCTTCTTGCCACTCTATCAGTATTTGTTGCACCCATTCCTCCCCCTTCTGTGTTTGTCTTCGCCCTAGAATTTTGATGGGCCAAAATGAGGGACCTTACGCCTGCAATTCCCTGGGCAGCTCCCTCTCCACTTCCTGTTCCCCTATTGCCTTTTTCAACTGTGACACGTGGAAGACCGGATGTATGCATGTCGTTTCAGGTAGCTGGAGCTTATAGGCTACTTCTCCCACCTTCTGGATAATCTAAAAGGGCCCAAAGTATCTTGCTGCTAGCTTGGGATGAAGACGGGTTGGCATGGAAGATTGCCGATGAGGTCATATCTTCAGGTACACCCAATCTCCCACCTCTATATTCACGAGTCTTCTCCCCTTATTAGCTTGTCTCAACATCTTGTCCTGGGCTGATTCCAAATGAAATTTCAGTTGCCTCAACGCTTCATCTCGGGTCTACAGCTCCTGGCTCACAACTTCGACCAATGACTCTCCTAGCATAAACCGGTGCAACGAGGGAGTGGGCCTTCCATACACCGTCTCAAAACCCAATTGCTCCTTGGTAGCTGGTGTTATACCAATATTCCACCCAAGGGAATACTTGCTCAAGCGATCCACCACTACCAGAATGGAGTCGTATCCTTGCGACTTAGGAAGTCGAACAATGAAATCCATGCTTAACTCTTCCCAGATTGCATATGGTATTGGAAGCGACTGTAGTAATCCTTGGGGTGACGACGTCAAGTACTTATGTTGCTGGCAAACGAGACATTTGGCTACAAAGTCTGTTACATCCTTCTTCATACCAATCCAATATAGGGATTGGGCCACCCTCTTGTATGTTCTATATATTCCCGAATGCCCCTGTGTGCGTTAAGTGAAACTCAACAATTAGTTTAGGCACCCACACTGATTTGGCTGAGATAACCATTCATCCCTTATAATGTAACCTTTCTCACTCCAAGGTATAAGTTGGGTGGGTGCTCGGATCCCTCTTGATGTCATCCCTAATCTTCCTCAGAGTCTCATCTTCCTCCACCTCCTTCACCAGCTCCTCAAAATCCTGCCAGTAGGGCCTAGCTATCGCGCACAACTCGTTCCCCTTGTTTTCATCTCCTTCATTCCTTCGAG
This genomic interval from Vigna radiata var. radiata cultivar VC1973A chromosome 8, Vradiata_ver6, whole genome shotgun sequence contains the following:
- the LOC106772757 gene encoding COP9 signalosome complex subunit 7 isoform X1, with translation MDIEQRQSELIDHFVKRASAVSDAAALASVLVEATSHPSLFAFSEILALPNVLQLEATENSAFLDMLRLFAHGTWSDYKSNADRLPQLIPDQILKLKQLTVLTLAETHKVLPYDQLMQELDVTNVRELEDFLINECMYAGIVRGKLDQLRRCFEVQFAAGRDLRPDQLGNMIQTLSNWLSTSESLLVSIQEKIKWADAMSEIDKKHRKDVEEKVEEVKKSIFKADIDFRGHEEICSESGGVMDYEEDRSRPKRRRHPIS
- the LOC106772757 gene encoding COP9 signalosome complex subunit 7 isoform X2; translated protein: MDIEQRQSELIDHFVKRASAVSDAAALASVLVEATSHPSLFAFSEILALPNVLQLEATENSAFLDMLRLFAHGTWSDYKSNADRLPQLIPDQILKLKQLTVLTLAETHKVLPYDQLMQELDVTNVRELEDFLINECMYAGIVRGKLDQLRRCFEVQFAAGRDLRPDQLGNMIQTLSNWLSTSESLLVSIQEKIKWADAMSEIDKKHRKDVEEKVEEVKKSIFKKLHTVSRPTSTSEAMRRSALNLVE
- the LOC106772757 gene encoding COP9 signalosome complex subunit 7 isoform X3; amino-acid sequence: MDIEQRQSELIDHFVKRASAVSDAAALASVLVEATSHPSLFAFSEILALPNVLQLEATENSAFLDMLRLFAHGTWSDYKSNADRLPQLIPDQILKLKQLTVLTLAETHKVLPYDQLMQELDVTNVRELEDFLINECMYAGIVRGKLDQLRRCFEVQFAAGRDLRPDQLGNMIQTLSNWLSTSESLLVSIQEKIKWADAMSEIDKKHRKDVEEKVEEVKKSIFKLHTVSRPTSTSEAMRRSALNLVE